A part of Thermotoga petrophila RKU-1 genomic DNA contains:
- a CDS encoding ribonuclease J — MRIEILDGHRNIGGNKIRVVDSENDGFLLDFGLNFSRWGEFFEEFLNPRTGRILHDLLKLKMIPRLNIYRDDLFDGKFEDPVNHAFLFLSHAHADHTGMVGLIDEKIPLLMTGETFAVMRASVYTSNSNVLTQLGGKKRRKASDKDLENGIREDLTVSPGNSKSAERLTRRVSFPKEVELNDDSTVVDMNSLWKNELFVEPVYHSVIGAAGLAARVDDLWLAYTGDFRTGPETAEEERYWLDTLGEKRLALSLRTSRFFENLKDKRPLVLIVEGTRVTREENVENTEKDVFENAMRVFRGTKNLILVDFPIRHLERLFTFLKVCMENDRRLVLMPKDYAYLLEMERVEPLWKLTDEERSFVRVYHPGKVTYINLEKDALLRAKEEGILLSPEEINLHPEKHTMVAGYWDFPHILDLDERVLNGAVYIHSTSEAYTEEQEIDARRFMNWLRYFNIVPFGIREVNGNIVFTKEFHASGHVSPQGLEKILNELNPDYIVPVHTLNPGWFVERWDERVLLENVIVL; from the coding sequence GTGAGAATAGAGATACTCGATGGCCACAGAAACATAGGGGGAAACAAGATCAGAGTGGTTGATTCTGAGAACGACGGTTTCCTGCTGGACTTCGGGTTGAACTTTTCCAGATGGGGAGAGTTCTTCGAGGAGTTTCTGAACCCAAGGACGGGGAGGATCCTTCACGACCTGCTGAAGCTCAAAATGATTCCCCGGCTCAACATTTACAGGGACGACCTCTTCGATGGAAAGTTCGAAGATCCTGTGAACCACGCCTTTCTTTTTTTGAGCCATGCGCACGCGGATCACACCGGAATGGTGGGCCTCATTGACGAAAAGATCCCCCTCCTCATGACCGGTGAAACCTTCGCGGTGATGAGAGCCAGTGTGTACACGAGCAACTCAAACGTTCTGACTCAGCTCGGTGGAAAGAAAAGAAGAAAGGCCTCAGATAAAGATCTGGAAAACGGAATCCGCGAAGACCTCACGGTGAGCCCGGGAAATTCGAAGAGCGCGGAAAGATTGACAAGACGCGTTTCTTTTCCTAAAGAGGTCGAACTCAACGACGATTCAACTGTTGTCGATATGAACTCCCTGTGGAAGAACGAGCTGTTCGTTGAACCTGTGTACCACTCCGTCATAGGAGCCGCGGGCCTTGCGGCAAGGGTGGACGATCTCTGGCTCGCTTACACCGGAGACTTCAGAACGGGTCCCGAGACAGCAGAAGAAGAGCGCTACTGGCTGGACACTCTCGGTGAAAAGAGACTCGCGCTTTCTCTCAGGACCTCGAGATTTTTTGAGAATCTGAAAGACAAGCGCCCGCTCGTTCTCATCGTTGAGGGAACCAGAGTCACGAGGGAAGAGAACGTGGAGAACACGGAAAAGGACGTCTTCGAAAACGCGATGAGAGTTTTCAGGGGGACGAAGAATCTGATACTCGTAGATTTTCCCATCAGACACCTGGAGAGGCTCTTCACCTTCCTTAAGGTCTGCATGGAAAACGACAGAAGACTCGTTCTCATGCCAAAAGACTACGCCTATCTTCTCGAGATGGAACGAGTGGAACCACTCTGGAAGCTGACGGATGAGGAAAGGTCCTTCGTTCGTGTGTACCACCCCGGGAAGGTCACCTACATAAACCTCGAAAAAGACGCACTGCTTCGAGCCAAAGAGGAAGGGATCCTTCTCTCACCAGAGGAGATAAACCTGCATCCAGAAAAACACACCATGGTTGCGGGATACTGGGACTTCCCGCACATCCTCGATCTCGACGAAAGAGTTCTGAACGGCGCCGTCTATATCCACTCAACGAGCGAAGCCTACACGGAAGAGCAGGAGATCGACGCAAGGCGCTTCATGAACTGGCTCAGGTACTTCAACATAGTTCCTTTCGGTATAAGAGAAGTGAACGGAAACATCGTCTTCACGAAAGAGTTCCACGCCTCGGGCCACGTTTCTCCTCAGGGCCTGGAAAAGATTTTGAACGAACTGAACCCGGATTACATAGTGCCCGTTCACACCCTGAATCCGGGCTGGTTCGTCGAGCGCTGGGATGAAAGGGTCTTACTTGAGAATGTGATTGTGTTATAA
- a CDS encoding acyl carrier protein encodes MASREEIFSKVKSIISEKLGVDESQVTEEAKLIDDLGADSLDLVDLVMDFESEFGVKVDDADLEKISTVGDIVSYIEKKLG; translated from the coding sequence GTGGCGAGCAGAGAGGAGATCTTTTCAAAGGTGAAGAGCATAATCTCTGAAAAACTCGGAGTGGATGAGTCACAGGTCACAGAGGAGGCAAAACTCATAGACGATCTCGGTGCGGATTCCCTCGACCTTGTCGATCTCGTGATGGATTTTGAAAGCGAGTTCGGTGTAAAGGTGGATGACGCCGATCTTGAAAAGATCTCAACGGTCGGCGACATCGTCAGCTACATTGAAAAGAAATTGGGGTGA
- a CDS encoding SAM hydrolase/SAM-dependent halogenase family protein, translated as MIGFLTDWGLKSHYVGVAKAVIKRINPSAEIIDITHEVEPFNVRKASHVLYRASLDFPPSTVFLVVVDYGVGTSRKAIVMKTKNDQYFVAPDNGVLTVVAEEYGVAEIREIENRELFYKKNPSFTFHGRDIFAPVAAHLDMGLPLERVGDRLLSYEVLKMRKPVVENEKVIGEVAIVDTFGNVSTNIPFDLFLKLSVDFDDVVRVRVGRKEFKAAVAKAFGDVDTGELLVHPDSAGFLEIAVNLGDASQVLSVKEGDEIEICR; from the coding sequence ATGATCGGATTTCTCACAGACTGGGGCTTGAAGAGTCACTACGTGGGAGTCGCGAAGGCGGTGATCAAGAGGATAAACCCCTCCGCGGAGATCATCGACATCACGCACGAAGTAGAACCTTTCAACGTGAGAAAGGCGAGTCACGTTCTCTACAGAGCCTCCCTCGATTTTCCTCCTTCCACCGTCTTTCTTGTGGTTGTCGACTACGGCGTTGGAACTTCAAGAAAGGCGATCGTGATGAAGACCAAGAACGACCAGTACTTCGTGGCACCCGACAACGGAGTTCTCACGGTTGTAGCTGAAGAATACGGAGTTGCCGAGATCAGAGAGATAGAGAACAGAGAGCTCTTCTACAAGAAGAATCCTTCCTTCACTTTCCACGGAAGGGACATCTTCGCACCGGTTGCCGCCCACCTCGACATGGGACTTCCGCTGGAGAGAGTGGGAGACAGACTGCTCTCGTACGAGGTTCTCAAGATGAGAAAGCCTGTTGTCGAGAACGAGAAAGTCATCGGAGAAGTGGCGATAGTTGACACCTTCGGAAACGTGTCGACGAACATTCCCTTCGATCTCTTTTTGAAGCTCAGTGTGGATTTCGACGACGTGGTGAGAGTGAGAGTGGGAAGAAAAGAGTTCAAAGCGGCTGTCGCGAAGGCCTTCGGAGATGTGGACACGGGAGAACTGCTCGTTCATCCAGACAGCGCAGGTTTCCTCGAAATCGCCGTGAATCTGGGAGACGCGAGTCAGGTGCTTTCGGTTAAAGAAGGAGACGAGATCGAGATATGCAGATGA
- the rd gene encoding rubredoxin gives MKKYRCKLCGYIYDPEQGDPDSGIEPGTPFEDLPDDWVCPLCGASKEDFEPVE, from the coding sequence GTGAAGAAGTACAGGTGCAAACTCTGTGGTTACATCTACGATCCTGAACAAGGAGATCCCGACAGCGGAATCGAACCGGGGACACCCTTCGAGGATCTTCCAGACGACTGGGTCTGTCCGCTCTGTGGAGCTTCGAAGGAGGATTTTGAACCGGTTGAGTGA
- a CDS encoding class II SORL domain-containing protein — MKLSDFIKTEDFKKEKHVPVIEAPEKVKKDEKVQIVVTVGKEIPHPNTTEHHIRWIKVFFQPDGDPYVYEVGRYEFNAHGESVQGPNIGAVYTEPTVTTVVKLNRSGTIIALSYCNIHGLWESSQKITVEE, encoded by the coding sequence ATGAAACTTTCTGATTTCATCAAGACGGAAGATTTCAAGAAGGAAAAGCACGTTCCGGTCATAGAAGCACCCGAGAAGGTGAAAAAAGACGAAAAAGTTCAAATCGTGGTTACCGTGGGAAAGGAGATCCCGCACCCGAACACAACAGAACACCACATCAGGTGGATCAAAGTTTTCTTCCAACCTGATGGTGATCCATACGTTTACGAGGTGGGAAGGTACGAGTTCAACGCGCACGGAGAGTCCGTTCAGGGGCCGAACATCGGCGCTGTTTACACAGAGCCTACTGTCACAACCGTGGTAAAATTGAACAGATCGGGAACGATCATAGCCCTCTCCTACTGCAACATACACGGCCTCTGGGAAAGCAGTCAAAAGATCACTGTTGAAGAGTGA
- a CDS encoding rubrerythrin family protein, with amino-acid sequence MREMTKKFLEDAFAGESMAHMKYLIFADEAEQRGLKKLANLFRAIAYAEYVHARNHYRELGKIYKEMAENVQQCIDGETFEIDEMYPVYNTVAQFQEEKGAERSTKFAWEAEKIHAEMYKKAKELVEKGEDYTAEKIYICPVCGHTVEGEPPEKCPVCGAPKSAYREFSI; translated from the coding sequence ATGAGAGAGATGACGAAGAAGTTCCTTGAGGACGCTTTCGCAGGGGAGAGCATGGCGCACATGAAGTATCTGATCTTCGCGGATGAAGCAGAGCAGAGGGGACTGAAGAAACTCGCGAATCTCTTCAGGGCGATCGCGTACGCGGAGTACGTCCACGCGAGGAACCACTACAGAGAACTCGGAAAGATCTACAAAGAGATGGCCGAAAACGTCCAGCAGTGCATCGACGGTGAAACCTTCGAAATCGATGAGATGTACCCGGTTTACAACACCGTCGCACAGTTCCAGGAAGAAAAAGGAGCGGAAAGAAGCACCAAGTTCGCCTGGGAAGCCGAAAAGATCCACGCGGAGATGTACAAAAAGGCCAAAGAACTCGTGGAAAAGGGAGAAGACTACACAGCGGAGAAGATCTACATCTGTCCCGTCTGTGGTCACACCGTTGAAGGAGAGCCACCAGAGAAGTGTCCGGTTTGCGGAGCACCGAAGAGCGCTTACAGGGAATTTTCAATTTAA
- a CDS encoding cupin domain-containing protein, which translates to MRIGEKLRKLRLSKGLTQEELAERTDLSRSFISQLESDKTSPSIDTLERILEALGTDLKHFFSDVEEERVVFKKEERVPVYDEPEGVKSEILMSGVEDKEIDPILVTLEPGAQTEEESYHEGSEFGFVIQGRIDLYLDDKRYRLKEGDCFYYKADKKHYVKNSGKKKAVLLWIMID; encoded by the coding sequence GTGAGGATCGGAGAAAAACTCAGGAAATTAAGGCTCTCAAAAGGGCTCACACAAGAAGAACTCGCAGAACGCACAGATCTTTCAAGAAGTTTCATTTCACAGCTCGAATCAGACAAGACGTCTCCATCTATAGATACCCTTGAAAGGATTCTGGAAGCGCTGGGTACAGATTTGAAGCACTTTTTCTCCGACGTGGAAGAAGAGAGGGTTGTGTTCAAAAAAGAAGAGAGGGTTCCGGTCTACGACGAGCCAGAGGGTGTGAAGAGTGAGATTCTGATGAGCGGTGTGGAAGACAAAGAGATCGATCCGATTCTCGTAACACTGGAACCCGGTGCACAGACGGAGGAAGAATCGTACCATGAAGGTTCGGAGTTCGGCTTTGTGATCCAGGGAAGGATAGATCTTTACCTCGATGACAAACGTTACAGGTTGAAAGAGGGAGACTGTTTCTACTACAAAGCAGACAAAAAGCATTACGTAAAGAATTCGGGAAAGAAGAAGGCGGTGTTACTCTGGATCATGATTGACTAA
- the speD gene encoding adenosylmethionine decarboxylase: MKSLGRHLVAEFYECDKEVLDNVQLIEQEMKQAAYESGATIVTSTFHRFLPYGVSGVVVISESHLTIHTWPEYGYAAIDLFTCGEDVDPWKAFEHLKKALKAKRVHVVEHERGRYDEIGIPEDSPHKVTV; this comes from the coding sequence ATGAAAAGTCTGGGAAGGCACCTGGTGGCGGAATTCTACGAATGTGACAAAGAGGTTCTTGACAACGTGCAGCTGATAGAACAGGAGATGAAGCAGGCAGCCTATGAAAGTGGAGCAACAATAGTCACGTCAACGTTTCACAGGTTCCTCCCCTATGGGGTGAGTGGTGTGGTGGTGATATCCGAATCCCACCTAACCATTCACACCTGGCCAGAGTACGGGTACGCTGCTATCGATCTCTTCACCTGCGGAGAGGATGTCGATCCCTGGAAAGCCTTCGAACATCTGAAAAAAGCGCTGAAGGCAAAGAGAGTTCACGTGGTGGAGCATGAAAGAGGCAGGTACGACGAGATAGGAATACCCGAGGACTCGCCACACAAAGTCACCGTTTGA
- the speE gene encoding polyamine aminopropyltransferase: protein MKEFERDLQPRQHLWYFEYYTGNNVGLFMKINRMIYSGQSDIQRIDIFENPDLGVVFSLDGITMTTEKDEFMYHEMLAHVPMFLHPNPKKVLIIGGGDGGTLREVLKHDSVEKAVLCEVDGLVIEAARKYLKQTSCGFDDPRTEIVIANGAEYVRKFKNEFDVIIIDSTDPTAGQGGHLFTEEFYQACYDALKEDGVFSAETEDPFYDIGWFKLAYKRISKVFPITKVYLGFMTTYPSGMWSYTFASKGIDPIKDFNPEKVKNFNKELKYYNEEVHVASFALPNFVKKELGLM, encoded by the coding sequence TTGAAAGAATTTGAAAGAGATCTCCAGCCAAGACAGCACCTGTGGTACTTCGAGTACTATACAGGAAACAACGTGGGACTCTTCATGAAGATAAACCGCATGATCTACTCCGGACAGAGCGACATTCAGAGGATAGATATCTTCGAGAATCCCGATCTTGGCGTGGTTTTTTCGCTCGACGGCATCACGATGACCACGGAAAAGGACGAGTTCATGTACCACGAAATGCTCGCACACGTTCCCATGTTCCTCCATCCGAACCCGAAGAAGGTGCTCATCATCGGCGGTGGAGACGGCGGAACGCTCAGAGAAGTCCTGAAACACGACAGCGTGGAGAAGGCGGTTCTCTGCGAAGTGGACGGACTCGTCATAGAAGCCGCAAGGAAGTATTTGAAGCAGACTTCGTGCGGTTTCGACGATCCAAGGACAGAGATCGTGATCGCAAACGGTGCCGAATACGTGAGGAAGTTCAAGAACGAGTTCGATGTCATCATCATAGACTCCACGGACCCGACGGCGGGCCAGGGTGGGCACCTCTTCACCGAAGAGTTCTACCAGGCCTGTTACGATGCCCTCAAGGAAGACGGAGTCTTCTCCGCCGAGACGGAAGACCCGTTCTACGACATCGGATGGTTCAAGCTCGCTTACAAGAGGATCAGCAAGGTCTTTCCTATCACGAAGGTTTACCTTGGATTCATGACCACCTATCCCTCCGGCATGTGGTCCTACACCTTCGCCTCCAAGGGAATAGACCCGATAAAAGACTTCAACCCCGAAAAGGTGAAAAACTTCAACAAAGAGCTGAAGTACTACAACGAAGAAGTTCACGTCGCGTCCTTCGCCCTTCCGAACTTCGTGAAGAAAGAACTCGGACTGATGTGA
- the miaB gene encoding tRNA (N6-isopentenyl adenosine(37)-C2)-methylthiotransferase MiaB, giving the protein MRFYIKTFGCQMNENDSETMAGLLMKEGFTPASAPEEADVVIINTCAVRRKSEEKAYSELGQMLKIKRKRKLVVGVAGCVAEKEREKLLERGADFVLGTRAVLKVTEAVKRALQGEKVALFEDHLDEYTHELPRIRSSKHHAWVTIIFGCDRFCTYCIVPYTRGREKSRPMEDILEEVRELAKQGYREVTFLGQNVDAYGKDLKDGSSLAKLLEEASKIEGIERIWFLTSYPTDFSDELIEVIARNPKVAKSVHLPVQSGSNRILKLMNRSYTKEEYLALLERIRSKVPDVAISSDIIVGFPTETEEDFMETIDLVEKAQFERLNLAIYSPRKGTVAWKHYKDEVPYEEKVRRMQFLMNLQKRINRKLNERYKGKTVRVIVEAQAKNGLFYGRDIRNKIIAFEGEEWMIGRFADVKIEKITAGPLYGKVVWIEETPSPVSTDK; this is encoded by the coding sequence ATGAGATTTTACATCAAGACCTTCGGCTGTCAGATGAACGAGAACGACTCGGAAACGATGGCCGGTCTTCTAATGAAGGAAGGGTTCACCCCCGCCTCGGCTCCCGAAGAGGCGGATGTGGTCATCATAAACACCTGTGCAGTGAGAAGAAAGTCTGAGGAGAAGGCCTACAGCGAGCTCGGTCAGATGCTGAAGATCAAAAGGAAAAGAAAGCTCGTTGTGGGAGTTGCGGGTTGTGTCGCCGAAAAGGAAAGAGAGAAACTCCTGGAGAGAGGAGCCGACTTCGTCCTTGGAACCCGCGCCGTCCTGAAAGTGACAGAGGCGGTGAAAAGGGCGCTTCAGGGGGAGAAGGTGGCGCTCTTCGAAGACCATCTCGACGAGTACACACATGAGCTTCCACGTATCAGATCCAGCAAGCATCACGCCTGGGTCACGATCATATTCGGCTGTGACAGATTCTGCACCTACTGTATCGTTCCGTACACGCGCGGCAGGGAAAAGAGCAGACCGATGGAGGATATTCTGGAAGAGGTGAGAGAGCTCGCGAAACAGGGCTACCGCGAGGTGACCTTCCTCGGTCAGAACGTAGACGCCTACGGAAAAGACCTGAAGGACGGCTCTTCCCTCGCCAAACTCCTCGAAGAGGCCTCAAAGATAGAGGGAATTGAAAGAATCTGGTTTCTCACTTCCTATCCGACGGACTTCTCCGACGAACTCATAGAGGTGATCGCCAGAAATCCGAAGGTGGCAAAGTCCGTCCACCTCCCCGTGCAGTCCGGAAGCAACAGGATACTGAAGCTCATGAACAGAAGTTACACGAAGGAAGAGTACCTCGCCCTTCTTGAGAGGATCAGATCGAAGGTGCCGGACGTTGCCATAAGCAGCGACATCATCGTCGGTTTTCCAACGGAGACGGAAGAAGACTTCATGGAGACGATCGATCTTGTGGAGAAGGCGCAGTTCGAACGCCTCAACCTCGCGATCTACTCTCCACGAAAAGGTACGGTGGCGTGGAAACACTACAAAGACGAGGTGCCCTACGAAGAGAAAGTGAGGCGCATGCAGTTTCTCATGAACCTCCAAAAGAGGATCAACAGAAAGCTGAACGAGCGCTACAAGGGAAAGACGGTGCGCGTCATCGTGGAGGCTCAGGCAAAGAACGGCCTCTTCTACGGCAGGGACATCAGAAACAAGATCATCGCCTTCGAGGGTGAGGAGTGGATGATCGGCCGATTCGCCGACGTGAAGATCGAAAAGATCACGGCCGGTCCGCTCTACGGAAAGGTGGTATGGATTGAAGAAACTCCTTCTCCTGTTTCTACTGATAAATGA
- a CDS encoding phospholipase D-like domain-containing protein encodes MKKLLLLFLLINEIIFSRVYFSTVDDLSQLVLSHLNSASDITIVAYSIDPEYLGLKTAKMASEVPVQGAFVHVSEGLLHSKFIVLDHETVIFGSANFNRSSLEEHLNNLIVFHSKEIADFFEGIYDWLVFGKRPEVQLKTEEGEFFLIPAVDVEEIVLDSLWKAKKYVLLCSYAFTDEDVFATLKFLSSQGVEVYIITDEWFESSKLRELPLGTFHVLEVREPLMHHKFLVVDGKTLITGSANFTESGFHKNVEVVFKTSNREYVESFVEEFERIWRGYFVQGVRF; translated from the coding sequence TTGAAGAAACTCCTTCTCCTGTTTCTACTGATAAATGAGATAATTTTCTCGCGGGTCTATTTCAGCACGGTGGACGATCTTTCACAGCTGGTTCTCTCACACCTGAACTCTGCAAGCGACATCACGATCGTTGCCTACTCGATCGACCCGGAGTATCTCGGATTGAAAACTGCGAAAATGGCTTCCGAGGTACCCGTTCAGGGTGCTTTCGTTCACGTTTCAGAGGGACTTCTTCACTCGAAGTTCATAGTTCTCGACCATGAAACGGTGATCTTCGGCTCTGCGAACTTCAACCGCTCCAGCTTAGAAGAACATCTGAACAACCTCATCGTCTTTCACTCCAAAGAGATAGCGGACTTTTTCGAGGGAATTTATGACTGGCTCGTTTTTGGAAAAAGACCGGAGGTTCAGCTCAAAACAGAAGAAGGTGAGTTCTTTTTGATTCCCGCGGTGGATGTTGAAGAGATCGTCTTGGATTCGCTCTGGAAGGCGAAAAAGTACGTTCTTCTCTGCAGCTACGCTTTCACAGATGAAGACGTCTTTGCCACGCTGAAATTCCTCTCCTCGCAGGGTGTGGAGGTGTACATCATCACGGACGAGTGGTTCGAGTCTTCAAAGCTCAGAGAACTTCCACTTGGAACCTTTCACGTTCTCGAGGTGAGAGAACCCTTGATGCACCACAAGTTTCTTGTCGTCGATGGAAAAACTCTGATCACGGGCTCTGCGAACTTCACAGAGAGTGGTTTTCACAAAAATGTGGAGGTCGTGTTCAAAACGAGTAACAGAGAGTACGTAGAATCTTTCGTGGAAGAGTTCGAAAGGATCTGGAGGGGATACTTTGTACAGGGTGTTCGTTTTTGA
- a CDS encoding Cof-type HAD-IIB family hydrolase: protein MYRVFVFDLDGTLLNDSLEISEKDRRAIERLSRKCRVVFASGRMLVSTLNVEKKYFGRTFPTIAYNGAMVYIPEEGVILNEKIPPEVAKDIVEYVKQFNVHWQAYIDDVLYSEKDNEEIRGYAKHSSVEYRVEPKLLELVSKVGTTKILLIDTPEKLDELKKILLEKFNNVVKVFKSFPTYLEIVPENVDKGKALRFLRERMGWKKEEIVVFGDNENDLFMFEEAGLRVAMGNAIDKVKEAADVVTLTNNDSGVSHVLELISTDCLD from the coding sequence TTGTACAGGGTGTTCGTTTTTGATCTGGACGGAACGCTCTTGAACGACAGTTTGGAGATCTCAGAAAAGGACAGAAGAGCCATAGAGAGGCTTTCCAGAAAGTGCCGGGTTGTCTTTGCAAGCGGCAGGATGCTCGTCTCGACGCTGAACGTGGAGAAGAAGTACTTCGGCAGGACTTTTCCCACAATCGCATACAACGGCGCGATGGTGTACATTCCAGAAGAAGGTGTGATTTTGAACGAAAAGATTCCACCCGAGGTCGCAAAAGACATCGTGGAGTACGTGAAGCAGTTCAACGTGCACTGGCAAGCGTACATAGACGACGTGCTCTACTCCGAGAAAGACAACGAAGAGATAAGGGGCTATGCGAAACACTCGAGTGTGGAATACCGGGTTGAACCGAAACTTCTGGAGCTTGTCTCAAAGGTGGGAACAACCAAGATCCTTCTCATCGATACTCCGGAAAAACTCGACGAACTGAAGAAGATCCTCTTGGAGAAGTTCAACAATGTGGTGAAGGTCTTCAAGTCGTTCCCGACGTACTTAGAGATCGTTCCAGAGAACGTAGACAAGGGAAAGGCGCTGAGGTTTCTCCGGGAGAGAATGGGATGGAAGAAAGAAGAGATCGTCGTCTTCGGCGACAACGAGAACGACCTGTTCATGTTCGAGGAAGCGGGGCTTCGCGTGGCCATGGGAAACGCCATCGACAAGGTGAAGGAGGCGGCGGACGTTGTCACGCTCACTAACAACGATTCTGGTGTGTCTCACGTTCTTGAGCTTATTTCCACAGATTGTCTTGATTGA